A stretch of Besnoitia besnoiti strain Bb-Ger1 chromosome Unknown contig00015, whole genome shotgun sequence DNA encodes these proteins:
- a CDS encoding putative structural component of H/ACA snoRNP (encoded by transcript BESB_027830) — protein sequence MYLRYYTDEQGKRVYTLKSHAPDGTPTLSAHPPRFSPDDKYSAERVALKRRFKLLPTQQPAPEF from the exons ATGTATCTCCGATACTACACAGACGAGCAGGGCAAGCGCGTGTACACTTTGAAG TCACATGCGCCGGATGGGACTCCGACCCTCTCTGCTCACCCCCCCCGCTTCTCGCCGGATGACAAATACAGCGCAGAGCGCGTCGCGTTGAAGCGCCGTTTCAAGTTGCTGCCGACGCAGCAGCCCGCCCCCGAGTTCTAA
- a CDS encoding uncharacterized protein (encoded by transcript BESB_027840): MAAASLAIARLRDQRRRPSAARGSQSVEKGASALQLSDDAQRSSRDRKGRGPGGGGRAEERPTFKKERREEERAQRRLEQEARRQQKLEEGERKRREAEEDQARRKLEKEEKKRQAAAEHQQRQRTAAEEKARRRVQAEERMRQAAEAKARKRKAAEDELARRQAEKEERKRKGTQTKKREQDEEAFSEEDQRLLESLRRFFVIRQGCYGVSLWLQHPDVPSHALFSMNELRRFCPRLPRARVSLPHAHRQKAKKQSAQRGSVALASLARDAGAPEEPASIDRERRLLAELLQAEVPQRELLSLLRRLSSDTKGFLRLIKAEASPPAVSFALLVLVLFARLPGPRGAGGARFPSDVCLAAQRLLDALRQQLAALSPSQATLHLRVSRVLLAQRKLSVNSKQRNGLMEYFLNPGARLLAHPAVYGRRALGVSASSLGAREETLCREDHAPELAAPPSAGEGARLEEEGRLRSFARSLGFSPLALRALVEGYLQVNVCVEKEFNLRAFLYGSSASGCGIATSDVDVLVLLPKDIQQTLLFSQQRIRQRSGVDLAPWTEFDDRLSPDHWQEVDAALAALQSRHAASSSSSCGISRLSVSSTGSSACALPPVSVSPVLKKFSAVCASRLLAARLVSLLLTFPPCASQPPRASANSRGLRSAGRRAEEPIEFDPPEAAAPGAEASAAAAAPLLHCIERAVCPLLKIRLPVPRSAHPSGAESDIENEGARQRATPKRCAQTQRAPPQRDARADARQTTDQELPDSREGDEAASRLRTDEGDAALLAPVIEARLRWRRRRQRLRRFFLLLHRAPAAGARRGEPDSVLAQSSAQLHRGCEALCGHPEAADDDIRTRGGSVEESEDESGYWSDSALPASLRSLQAGAFGSCCFQSEFCRSYLPARIEATERESEASSPVGDSTRSRSLASSSLPAVPLMRWVEVDVSFNHEVVIHNTRLLRAYATCFGSQIQAFFRLVKHWAKQRQVCDAYRGQLSNYSWLLMAIFFLQHTLQEQPASPSDARPASSPAASHASAGPAFPPYPPQLADLQGSWASLPWLHNAVHDSRFLPVLPNLQQPPQCALWLRELLARGVPPPAGSWAARPGARRCSCRACSLETLRRTSCANAETTALGVPSGQDAEVAGDARGGAWRERESADAAASDAEAQEARACEQASGYVYAPEDGDAVWVGESHNVRFFHPLLGFNRRLSAAALRPRRRGVGRARAAGSPSLHGRCAGAGGRHGEHAGGDADEESAANGASCGAAGLAGGRRRGGGGEGEAAAAVRRREDADARAAPNGRPRGSTCETSVEEADARRQEGETRARCPGEEEPPPLPAPSIAWPEEDPSLTDEGYARRMLSSSGIRRKDRGASGRSPGSEKEGRLAGREPAVAIVDCVPLTDAQLRIFEAIKKRLCMQTKPHPLSICPVAPLEGATQRDSHSPPTRTAAPPQGVGADSGAAARALRRGAGGKCDEQRAAPAAEAEREAERARDAVETLPVVQKEKLDAAVRLRQTEFLSAHLLLSVHRSDAKKLANKANETCAQDPAEADESRILWGDTLSLVELMAAFFRFYALQFNSFRNIVDVRRAPLPPQAKSSFFTVPIAPAELPWAEAETKKQKAESDRASAEGARASAKAPPRQLSENLETLEVAHDGAPEACDSRPNPLSWLKGGCAARERERAEEEEGEPEGGEGELDEVEKDKEHGELAAEEGEREKDEESVSAGGNNMHPRSVDWLYRRRFIAIKDPFEALRTLGTYQTGCEPVAYELLRAAAVTASPMWAFSVPCPQAPSASVAAASVPCVVFQAGSASAAASAKGTKKAGLPPPLFEAFRADDTRGEEKSRVPPRTAPLYPKNEATRRAEGDRLSGVPNAAGGVSGNEGDGCQVRPRAIASSPSSVAAPVPGSQPDGVAKKLLTPHQRRQELRRLRFAERPRPPLPWVTHASASALLQAEECSDIAWALISKRLLRAYRHVAPCGVADSGDAQERHGQKYLPLSVQPGDCAAETAGGKWRAEAFHPLALTPADLEQHVALRAKHLFVGHEAARNAEAAGASEASQRKSKKRFEAEDASAAPGRGGSIRGGGGDRRPVRGAPNHAPSVLSPGLAPLSPSLPPARFAGLLGDMPGMQRGGGADYVPAFSGSLPRLPGGILGAGGVANDAQATRGFGGLAANSRGHRAHESARHLTQAKAGNNSSESNRERRGQDAEAVALILEHLGSIENTSE; the protein is encoded by the exons atggcggccgcgagcttGGCGATCGCGCGGTTACGAgaccagcgacgccgcccatCCGCCGCACG GGGCTCGCAGAGCGTCGAAAAAGGGGCCTCCGCGCTTCAGCTGTCGGATGACGcccagcgcagcagcagggacCGAAAGGGGAGAGGccccggaggcggcgggcgcgccgaagaaagGCCCACGTTCAAGAAGGAaaggcgcgaagaggagagggcgcagcggcgactcgagcaggaagcgcggagacagcagaaactcgaagaaggcgagcggaagcggagagaggcagaggaagatCAGGCCAGGCGGAAActcgaaaaagaagagaaaaaacgtcAAGCGGCAGCCGAGCATCAGCAAAGACAAAGgaccgccgcggaggaaaaggcgagaaggagggtgcaagcagaggagagaatgcggcaggcggcggaggcgaaagcgagaaagcggaaggctgcggaggacgaattggcgaggcggcaggccgagaaggaggagcggaagcgaaagggcacgcagacgaagaagagggaacaagacgaagaagcctTCTCGGAAGAAGACCAACGCCTTCTCGAGAGCCTGCGGCGTTTTTTCGTCATCCGCCAAGGATGCTACGGG gTCTCCCTGTGGCTGCAGCACCCCGACGTGCCTTCGCATGCGCTTTTCTCCATGAACGAACTCCGGCGTTTCtgcccgcgtctgccgcgtgcCAGAGTGTCGCTGCCTCACGCCCACcggcagaaagcgaagaagcagTCGGCGCAGAGGGGCAGCGTCGCTTTGGCATCGCTCGCGCGTgatgcgggcgcgccggaggagccCGCCTCGATTGACCGCGaacggcgtctcctcgcagaACTGCTTCAGGCGGAAGtgccgcagcgagagctGCTGAGTCTCCTGCGGAGACTCAGCAGCGACACCAAAGGCTTTCTGCGACTCATCAAGGCCGAGGCCTCCCCGCCCGCCGTCAGCTTCGCTTTGCTA GtcctcgttctcttcgcgcgcctcccagggcctcgcggcgcgggcggcgcgcgcttccCTTCAGACGTCTGCCTGGCGgctcagcgcctcctcgacgcgctgcgccagcagctcgctGCCCTCTCGCCATCGCAGGCGACGCTCCATCTCCGCGTCTCCAGAGTCCTGCTGGCACAGCGCAAGCTCTCTGTGAACTCCAAGCAGCGAAACGG GTTGATGGAGTATTTCTTGAATCCTGGTGCGCGACTCCTGGCGCATCCAGCCGTCTACGGACGCAGAGCCctgggcgtctccgcgtcgagtTTAGgtgcgagagaggagacccTCTGCCGCGAAGACCACGCGCCTGAGCTGGCGGCTCCGCCCtctgccggcgaaggcgcgcgacttgaagaggaaggcagacTGCGGAGCTTTGCGCGGAGCTTGGGGTTTTCGCCCCTTGCCCTTAGAGCTCTCGTCGAG GGCTACCTGCAAGTAAATGTGTGCGTGGAAAAGGAGTTCAATCTGCGCGCGTTTTTGTACGGCTCTtccgcgagcggctgcggaatTGCAACTTCCGACGTCGACGTCTTAGTTCTTCTCCCCAAAGACATTCAACAAactcttcttttctctcagCAGAGGATTCGGCAGCGGAGTGGAGTCGACCTGGCTCCATGGACA GAGTTCGACGACCGGCTCTCGCCTGACCATTGGCAGGAGGTGGATGCCGCGCTGGCTGCCCTCCAAAGCCGCcacgcggcctcctcctcttcctcctgcggGATCTCGCgactctctgtctcctccacGGGGTCCTCAGCttgcgcgctgccgccggtgTCTGTCTCCCCTGTGCTGAAGAAGTTCTCAGCCGTGTGCGCCAGTCGcctgctcgctgcgcgcctggtgtcgctgctgctcacCTTCCCTCCCTGCGCgtctcagccgccgcgggcgtcggcgaATAGTCGGGGTCTGCGGagcgctgggcgccgcgcggaggagccgaTCGAGTTCGATCCTCCcgaggcggccgccccgggggcggaggcctccgcagcagctgccgcgccgttGCTGCATTGCATCGAACGCGCCGTCTGCCCGCTGCTGAAAATTCGCCTCCCTGTCCCCCGCTCCGCACACCCGTCGGGCGCGGAGTCTGACATCGAgaacgagggcgcgcggcagcgagcgaccCCCAAGAGGTGTGCACAGACGcagcgtgcgccgccgcagagagacgcacgaGCCGACGCCCGCCAGACTACGGACCAGGAGCTACCGGActcgcgcgagggagacgaagcggcTTCCCGCCTGCGGAccgacgagggagacgccgccctgCTCGCCCCCGTTATTGAGGCACGCCTTcggtggaggcggcgacgacag CGACTGCGTCGCTTCTTCCTGCTGTTGcatcgcgcgccggcagccggtgctcgacgcggcgagccagACTCGGTGCTCGCTCAGAGCTCCGCGCAGCTCCATCGCGGCTGTGAGGCCCTCTGCGGGCATCCCGAagccgcggacgacgacaTCCGGACGCGGGGAGGGAGCGtcgaagagagcgaagacgaaagcGGATATTGGAGCGACAGCGCGCTTCCAGCGTCTCTGCGGTCGCTGCAGGCTGGCGCATTCGGCAGCTGCTGTTTCCAATCGGAGTTCTGCCGGAGTTATCTTCCGGCTCGGATCGAGGCGACCGAGCGCGAATCCGAGGCGAGTTCGCCCGTGGGAGACTCCACCAGGTCGCGTTCgcttgcttcttcttcattgCCCGCTGTGCCGCTAATGCGCTGGGTAGAGGTCGATGTTTCGTTCAATCACGAAGTGGTGATCCACAACacgcgcctgcttcgcgcctACGCGACGTGCTTTGGCTCGCAGATCCAGGCTTTCTTTCGCCTCGTCAAGCACTGGGCGAAGCAACGCCAGGTCTG cgacgcgtaCCGCGGCCAGCTGTCGAACTACTCCTGGCTTCTCATGGCGATTTTCTTCCTCCAGCACACGCTGCAGGAGCAGCCTGCTTCTCCGTCGGATGCGCgtcctgcgtcctcgcctgcagcgtctcATGCGTCGGCAGGGCCTGCCTTTCCGCCGTatccgccgcagctcgcggacCTGCAAGGCAGCTGGGCTTCGCTGCCGTGGCTGCATAACGCCGTCCACGATTCGCGCTTTCTGCCGGTGCTGCCCAACCTGCAGCAACCCCCCCAGTGCGCACTGTGGCTGCGAGAGCTTCTGGCTCGCGGCGTGCCCCCTCCAGCTGGGTCTTGGGCCGCTCGCccaggcgcgagacgctgctcCTGCCGCGCGTGCAGTCTGGAGACCCTGCGGCGAACATCCTGCGCGAACGCAGAGACAACAGCACTCGGTGTGCCTTCTGGGCAGGACGCGGaggtcgccggcgacgcgcgaggaggcgcctggcgagagagagagagcgcggacgcagccgcgagcgacgcggaggcgcaggaagcGCGGGCGTGTGAGCAGGCCTCGGGGTATGTGTATGCGCCagaggacggagacgccgTCTGGGTAGGGGAGAGCCACAACGTCCGCTTCTTTCACCCGCTACTCGGGTTCAatcggcgcctctccgccgccgcgcttcgaccgcgccgccgaggcgtaggccgcgcccgcgccgctggctcgccctcgcttcacgggcgctgcgcagggGCCGGTGGGAGGCACGGGGAgcacgcgggcggcgacgcggacgaggagTCGGCAGCGAACGGCGCGAGCTGTGGCGCGGCAGGCCTCgctggggggcggcggcggggcggcggcggcgagggagaggccgccgcggccgtgaggcggcgagaggatGCAGATGCGCGGGCGGCACCGAACGGCCGGCCTCGCGGGAGCACATGCGAGACCTCAGTCGAAGAAGCGGATGCTAGACGCCAGGAgggggagacgcgggcgagatgcccaggggaagaagagcccccgccgctgcccgcccCGTCCATCGCCTGGCCTGAGGAAGACCCGAGTCTCACTGACGAAGGGTACGCGCGGCGAATGCTCAGTAGCAGCGGCATCCGGCGGAAGGACAGAGGTGCAAGCGGGCGCTCGCcaggcagcgagaaggagggacgcctcgcaggccgcgaacCCGCCGTGGCGATAGTGGACTGCGTGCCTCTCACCGACGCGCAGCTTCGGATCTTTGAGGCGATCAAAaagcgcctctgcatgcagacgaAGCCTCACCCCCTCTCGATCTGCCCCGTCGCACCCCTCGAGGGcgcgacacagagagacTCACACAGCCCTCCGACGcggacagcggcgccgccgcagggcgtcggcgcggacagtggcgccgcggcccgcgcactgagacgcggcgcgggaggcaaATGCGACGAACAAAgggccgcgccagcggcggaggccgagcgcGAAGCGGAGCGAGCTCGAGACGCCGTCGAAACGCTTCCTGTGGTGCAGAAAGAGAAGCTCGACGCGGCCGTCCGCCTGCGACAAACTGAGTTCTTGAGCGCTCATCTGCTGCTTTCTGTTCATCGAAGCGACGCCAAGAAGCTGGCGAACAAGGCGAACGAAACGTGCGCGCAAGaccctgcagaggcggatgAATCGCGCATTCTTTGGGGAGACACTCTCTCGCTCGTGGAGCTTATGGCTGCCTTCTTCag GTTCTACGCGCTGCAGTTCAACAGCTTCAGGAACATAGTCGACgttcggcgcgcgccgctcccgccgcaggcgaagtcAAGCTTCTTCACGGTACCGATCGCACCGGCGGAGCTGCCGTGGGCTGAGGCAGAGacaaagaagcagaaggcggagagcgaccgggcgagcgcggagggcgcccgggcgagcgcgaaggcgccgccgcggcagctctcGGAGAACCTCGAAACACTCGAAGTGGCGCATGACGGAGCTCCCGAGGCCTGCGACTCGCGCCCCAACCCGCTGAGCTGGCTAAAGGGCGGCTGTgccgcgcgggagagagagagggcggaggaagaagaaggagagccggaaggcggcgaaggcgagctgGACGAAGTGGAGAAAGACAAGGAACACGGCGAGttggcggcggaagaaggcgagagagaaaaggacgAGGAAAGCGTGAGTGCAGGAGGGAACAACATGCATCCGCGGAGCGTCGACTGGTTGTACCGGCGCCGCTTCATTGCCATCAAGGATCCCTTCGAGGCACTTCGCACGCTGG gcacATATCAGACGGGATGCGAGCCTGTGGCCTacgagctcctccgcgccgcggcggtcacCGCCAGCCCGATGTGGGCGTTTTCTGTGCCTTGTCCGCaagcgccttccgcttccgTTGCGGCTGCGTCTGTGCCCTGCGTCGTGTTCCAGGCGGgctccgccagcgcggcaGCAAGTGCGAAagggacgaagaaggcggggctgcctccgcctctgttTGAGGCGTTTCGCGCGGACGACACGCGGGGGGAAGAAAAGTCGCGCGTCCCCCCGCGCACCGCGCCGCTCTATCCGAAGAACGAAGCGACCCGccgagcagaaggcgaccgcCTCTCGGGTGTGCCGAAtgctgcgggcggcgtgtctggaaacgaaggcgacggTTGCCAGGTTCGTCCGCGCGCGATtgcttcgtctccgtctTCAGTTGCCGCGCCGGTCCCGGGGTCGCAGCCCGACGGCGTGGCGAAAAAGCTGCTGACTCCGCATCAGCGCCGCcaggagctccgccgcctgcggtttgccgagcgcccgcgcccgccgcttccGTGGGTGACGCAcgcgtccgcctcggcgctgctgcaggcggaggagtGCAGCGACATCGCCTGGGCGTTGATTTCcaagcgccttctgcgcgcctATCGGCACGTCGCTccgtgcggcgtcgccgacagcggagacgcacagGAGCGACACGGGCAGAAGTATCTCCCACTCAGCGTGCAGCCGGGcgactgcgcggcggagacagccggcGGCAAatggcgcgcggaggcgttcCACCCGCTCGCCCTGACGCCAGCCGACCTCGAGCAGCACgtcgcgctccgcgcgaAGCACCTTTTTGTTGGgcacgaggcggcgagaaatgctgaggcggcaggcgccagcgaggcgagccaaAGAAAGAGCAAGAAGCGGTTCGAGGCCGaggacgcctccgccgcacctgggcggggcggcagcattagaggcggcggcggcgacaggcggCCGGTTAGAGGCGCGCCGAATCATGCGCCCAGCGTCCTGTCGCCTGGGCTCGCGCCcttgtcgccgtcgctccccCCCGCGCGATTTGCAGGTCTGCTGGGCGATATGCCTGGgatgcagcgcggcggaggcgcggactACGTTCCTGCCTTCTCTGGgtcgcttccgcgcctcccggGTGGCATCTtgggggcgggcggcgtcgccaacgacgcgcaggctactcgcggcttcggcgggctcgcggcgaaCAGCAGAGGACATCGAGCGCACGAGTCAGCGCGTCATTTGACGCAGGCAAAAGCGGGAAACAATTCGTCGGAAAGCAACAGAGAACGCAGGGGTcaagacgcagaagccgtTGCCCTGATACTCGAACACCTGGGGAGTATTGAGAATACGTCGGAGTGA